The DNA window NNNNNNNNNNNNNNNNNNNNNNNNNNNNNNNNNNNNNNNNNNNNNNNNNNNNNNNNNNNNNNNNNNNNNNNNNNNNNNNNNNNNNNNNNNNNNNNNNNNNNNNNNNNNNNNNNNNNNNNNNNNNNNNNNNNNNNNNNNNNNNNNNNNNNNNNNNNNNNNNNNNNNNNNNNNNNNNNNNNNNNNNNNNNNNNNNNNNNNNNNNNNNNNNNNNNNNNNNNNNNNNNNNNNNNNNNNNNNNNNNNNNNNNNNNNNNNNNNNNNNNNNNNNNNNNNNNNNNNNNNNNNNNNNNNNNNNNNNNNNNNNNNNNNNNNNNNNNNNNNNNNNNNNNNNNNNNNNNNNNNNNNNNNNNNNNNNNNNNNNNNNNNNNNNNNNNNNNNNNNNNNNNNNNNNNNNNNNNNNNNNNNNNNNNNNNNNNNNNNNNNNNNNNNNNNNNNNNNNNNNNNNNNNNNNNNNNNNNNNNNNNNNNNNNNNNNNNNNNNNNNNNNNNNNNNNNNNNNNNNNNNNNNNNNNNNNNNNNNNNNNNNNNNNNNNNNNNNNNNNNNNNNNNNNNNNNNNNNNNNNNNNNNNNNNNNNNNNNNNNNNNNNNNNNNNNNNNNNNNNNNNNNNNNNNNNNNNNNNNNNNNNNNNNNNNNNNNNNNNNNNNNNNNNNNNNNNNNNNNNNNNNNNNNNNNNNNNNNNNNNNNNNNNNNNNNNNNNNNNNNNNNNNNNNNNNNNNNNNNNNNNNNNNNNNNNNNNNNNNNNNNNNNNNNNNNNNNNNNNNNNNNNNNNNNNNNNNNNNNNNNNNNNNNNNNNNNNNNNNNNNNNNNNNNNNNNNNNNNNNNNNNNNNNNNNNNNNNNNNNNNNNNNNNNNNNNNNNNNNNNNNNNNNNNNNNNNNNNNNNNNNNNNNNNNNNNNNNNNNNNNNNNNNNNNNNNNNNNNNNNNNNNNNNNNNNNNNNNNNNNNNNNNNNNNNNNNNNNNNNNNNNNNNNNNNNNNNNNNNNNNNNNNNNNNNNNNNNNNNNNNNNNNNNNNNNNNNNNNNNNNNNNNNNNNNNNNNNNNNNNNNNNNNNNNNNNNNNNNNNNNNNNNNNNNNNNNNNNNNNNNNNNNNNNNNNNNNNNNNNNNNNNNNNNNNNNNNNNNNNNNNNNNNNNNNNNNNNNNNNNNNNNNNNNNNNNNNNNNNNNNNNNNNNNNNNNNNNNNNNNNNNNNNNNNNNNNNNNNNNNNNNNNNNNNNNNNNNNNNNNNNNNNNNNNNNNNNNNNNNNNNNNNNNNNNNNNNNNNNNNNNNNNNNNNNNNNNNNNNNNNNNNNNNNNNNNNNNNNNNNNNNNNNNNNNNNNNNNNNNNNNNNNNNNNNNNNNNNNNNNNNNNNNNNNNNNNNNNNNNNNNNNNNNNNNNNNNNNNNNNNNNNNNNNNNNNNNNNNNNNNNNNNNNNNNNNNNNNNNNNNNNNNNNNNNNNNNNNNNNNNNNNNNNNNNNNNNNNNNNNNNNNNNNNNNNNNNNNNNNNNNNNNNNNNNNNNNNNNNNNNNNNNNNNNNNNNNNNNNNNNNNNNNNNNNNNNNNNNNNNNNNNNNNNNNNNNNNNNNNNNNNNNNNNNNNNNNNNNNNNNNNNNNNNNNNNNNNNNNNNNNNNNNNNNNNNNNNNNNNNNNNNNNNNNNNNNNNNNNNNNNNNNNNNNNNNNNNNNNNNNNNNNNNNNNNNNNNNNNNNNNNNNNNNNNNNNNNNNNNNNNNNNNNNNNNNNNNNNNNNNNNNNNNNNNNNNNNNNNNNNNNNNNNNNNNNNNNNNNNNNNNNNNNNNNNNNNNNNNNNNNNNNNNNNNNNNNNNNNNNNNNNNNNNNNNNNNNNNNNNNNNNNNNNNNNNNNNNNNNNNNNNNNNNNNNNNNNNNNNNNNNNNNNNNNNNNNNNNNNNNNNNNNNNNNNNNNNNNNNNNNNNNNNNNNNNNNNNNNNNNNNNNNNNNNNNNNNNNNNNNNNNNNNNNNNNNNNNNNNNNNNNNNNNNNNNNNNNNNNNNNNNNNNNNNNNNNNNNNNNNNNNNNNNNNNNNNNNNNNNNNNNNNNNNNNNNNNNNNNNNNNNNNNNNNNNNNNNNNNNNNNNNNNNNNNNNNNNNNNNNNNNNNNNNNNNNNNNNNNNNNNNNNNNNNNNNNNNNNNNNNNNNNNNNNNNNNNNNNNNNNNNNNNNNNNNNNNNNNNNNNNNNNNNNNNNNNNNNNNNNNNNNNNNNNNNNNNNNNNNNNNNNNNNNNNNNNNNNNNNNNNNNNNNNNNNNNNNNNNNNNNNNNNNNNNNNNNNNNNNNNNNNNNNNNNNNNNNNNNNNNNNNNNNNNNNNNNNNNNNNNNNNNNNNNNNNNNNNNNNNNNNNNNNNNNNNNNNNNNNNNNNNNNNNNNNNNNNNNNNNNNNNNNNNNNNNNNNNNNNNNNNNNNNNNNNNNNNNNNNNNNNNNNNNNNNNNNNNNNNNNNNNNNNNNNNNNNNNNNNNNNNNNNNNNNNNNNNNNNNNNNNNNNNNNNNNNNNNNNNNNNNNNNNNNNNNNNNNNNNNNNNNNNNNNNNNNNNNNNNNNNNNNNNNNNNNNNNNNNNNNNNNNNNNNNNNNNNNNNNNNNNNNNNNNNNNNNNNNNNNNNNNNNNNNNNNNNNNNNNNNNNNNNNNNNNNNNNNNNNNNNNNNNNNNNNNNNNNNNNNNNNNNNNNNNNNNNNNNNNNNNNNNNNNNNNNNNNNNNNNNNNNNNNNNNNNNNNNNNNNNNNNNNNNNNNNNNNNNNNNNNNNNNNNNNNNNNNNNNNNNNNNNNNNNNNNNNNNNNNNNNNNNNNNNNNNNNNNNNNNNNNNNNNNNNNNNNNNNNNNNNNNNNNNNNNNNNNNNNNNNNNNNNNNNNNNNNNNNNNNNNNNNNNNNNNNNNNNNNNNNNNNNNNNNNNNNNNNNNNNNNNNNNNNNNNNNNNNNNNNNNNNNNNNNNNNNNNNNNNNNNNNNNNNNNNNNNNNNNNNNNNNNNNNNNNNNNNNNNNNNNNNNNNNNNNNNNNNNNNNNNNNNNNNNNNNNNNNNNNNNNNNNNNNNNNNNNNNNNNNNNNNNNNNNNNNNNNNNNNNNNNNNNNNNNNNNNNNNNNNNNNNNNNNNNNNNNNNNNNNNNNNNNNNNNNNNNNNNNNNNNNNNNNNNNNNNNNNNNNNNNNNNNNNNNNNNNNNNNNNNNNNNNNNNNNNNNNNNNNNNNNNNNNNNNNNNNNNNNNNNNNNNNNNNNNNNNNNNNNNNNNNNNNNNNNNNNNNNNNNNNNNNNNNNNNNNNNNNNNNNNNNNNNNNNNNNNNNNNNNNNNNNNNNNNNNNNNNNNNNNNNNNNNNNNNNNNNNNNNNNNNNNNNNNNNNNNNNNNNNNNNNNNNNNNNNNNNNNNNNNNNNNNNNNNNNNNNNNNNNNNNNNNNNNNNNNNNNNNNNNNNNNNNNNNNNNNNNNNNNNNNNNNNNNNNNNNNNNNNNNNNNNNNNNNNNNNNNNNNNNNNNNNNNNNNNNNNNNNNNNNNNNNNNNNNNNNNNNNNNNNNNNNNNNNNNNNNNNNNNNNNNNNNNNNNNNNNNNNNNNNNNNNNNNNNNNNNNNNNNNNNNNNNNNNNNNNNNNNNNNNNNNNNNNNNNNNNNNNNNNNNNNNNNNNNNNNNNNNNNNNNNNNNNNNNNNNNNNNNNNNNNNNNNNNNNNNNNNNNNNNNNNNNNNNNNNNNNNNNNNNNNNNNNNNNNNNNNNNNNNNNNNNNNNNNNNNNNNNNNNNNNNNNNNNNNNNNNNNNNNNNNNNNNNNNNNNNNNNNNNNNNNNNNNNNNNNNNNNNNNNNNNNNNNNNNNNNNNNNNNNNNNNNNNNNNNNNNNNNNNNNNNNNNNNNNNNNNNNNNNNNNNNNNNNNNNNNNNNNNNNNNNNNNNNNNNNNNNNNNNNNNNNNNNNNNNNNNNNNNNNNNNNNNNNNNNNNNNNNNNNNNNNNNNNNNNNNNNNNNNNNNNNNNCAGACCATTTCgccaaataaatatgaataactcaaacaataacttaaaaataaactcCGTCTTATTAACATAGAATGCCTTGAAAATCGACGATAATTTCTTCATTGGTCAATTTtaacatacaaaatatatacgaacttaaactaaattttcgTCTTTTGCAATGTGGAGGCCTCCAAAATCGTCGAAGAAATTTTTTCATTAgccaattttaacaaataaagtCTATTCaatatcaattaaaaataacaataaatgacaaaaaattatctttacatTAACAAAAGTAACTGAAAAGTATAAAATTTACCGAAGACAACACCATTGTTAATAATAACATTAAATCCaacaaaatataacaaatataatttaaattattaaattaatagaGTAAACAACAATCAAAAATAAGATAAGCATAAGGAACAAATgaacaatcaataaaataatcataataaagaCAAAACTAGCACTAAAACAAATAACTCGATGTCAACAAATGAATAAGGTCATAAAGaattaacaatataaaataatgagaGTAACTATCCTAATAAAAGATCCATAAGTTGGGAATGAAATCACAATTGAAAAAATTCTTTAACCAttaaacatttaatttaaataaaaaaaatcaaagcataGCCACTGTAAGAATCAAAGCAAACAGCAAATCAATAGCTGTGAATAAACAATCAAAGCAAAATAACACGGTATAATATCAACACAACTAATCGGAGAAGACAAACTTAATCAAACTCCGGCCAGATCTGTAAAAACAATGAACGAAGTAAGATAGTTacgacaaaaataaaatatagagaATTACTTGTTTGCCGGAGCTACGGAGGTCGGCGTTTTGCTGGTTGTTTCGTCTTTGAGTCCCGCCGGAGTTTGAGGTCTAGCAAGGCGGTTCGTTGGGGtctgaaaaacaaataaaaaaatggagaaacaGGGTCGTTTGAGGTGGGTGTTGGCTGCTCGTTCCGGCAGTTCATTAGCCGGAGAATGTCTTTGAAGGCTATTTTTTGGAAGAccaaaatttttcttttttttctttaccttttaattgctaaaatctgaatttttccCCACATTTTCCCCCTTATTTTCCAACTTTTCCCCACTTTTTTCCACCTTTTCCCCCCACTTATTTTTTGACCTAGTAAAACttaaataggaaaataattatGCAATAGACTCAAATTATGGGCTTGGGATTGCGATCCAAAATCATAGATCAATTTGTGTatgcaaattttatttgaatttgataaatttctagactgtgcaaaatatcaaaatgaatattaacaaatgtaacaaataaaaatgaatattaaaaaaaatataatgaacgtaactaatgacatgtaaaaatacaattttaaaattaactgataaaaaatcataaattttaataaataaagatagttattgataaatttatttaaaattataaaaaaattattttgaactattaaataaataaaatttaaaaattacgaattttgaaaatgttaggccaaaattgggtgtcaacaatattcataaataaaaattgtatttataaaatgtaaatttttaatagaaaaatatatttatcataaaaacAACGAATAATTAAgattgtgaatgttattatgttgttaaaaattatgttaatatgtATGAATGTAAAAGTGGtgtataaaagagagtttaagagggtatttttgttaatttacaCACTTTATCCCAAGATAACTTATTctgggattactataccaccccaAGTGATGGATAACTTATCGCAAGATTAATTGTTAATCCCGAGATAAGTTATCCGTACCTTTGCAACCAAATAATGAATTAAAGGCTACTAAAAAGCTACCATGATTAACTTATCTTATCCATCACACCAAACGGCGGTATCAAGATGCTAATTAAATCACAATATGAAAAATTGGGAGGGGTGGAGGAGATGAGATTCTTAAAgcttttttatttatgttataacTATTTAAACATGACATACCATGCAAAAATCACTATATTAATTAGCTATGGTATGTAATTGACTTATACAACAGGGAGTTAAAAACAGATGGAGATTAATCCTAAATAATCTTCCAAATCTAAGGAAGAAGGTCTATGGCTTTGCCTTCCAACTCTGGAAATTCATCCTTCATTTCCCTGGATTCCCTTTTATAGATATATCTATTGGATGCCCACAGAAAAACTCCCAAATTTAAGGCAGACATGACCAAGAGGAAAGCATAATAGTAATCCAAATGTGAGTCATTCATATTGTTTCCAATCCAGctcttccctccattactccctgTAATTTTATCAACCATAGTCACCAAAAAGCTATTCAAGAAATTTCCAAGCCCAATTCCACTAGTGAAAAACGTCGTTCCAAGGCTTTGCATATCTTCTGGTGACTGATCATAGAAAAATTCCAGTAAGCCTATGGCATTAAACACATCAGCAACACCCAATAGCACATACTGAGGCAACAAACAAAATATTGTCATAGGGACTATTTCTTTAGGCCCGTTGATGTGATGCATTTTAATGACGTGCATTCTTCTTACTTCCATCGCGTAAGCAAACGTGATGGCTAGAATTTGAATGAAGAACCCTGTTCCTAGCCTCTGGAGTAATGTGATTCCTCTTGGATTTCCTGTTTTCTTGCGCATAAATGGCACGAAATATCGATCGTACATTGGCACAGATAATAGCATAGTTAGAGTCACAAAGCTTCCTAATGATGCTGCTGGAATCTGAAATGTTGAACCTAAGTGTCTGTCCAAAGTGGTGCCTTGTTTGACAAACAGAGTGTTTATTTGTGCCCAAATGGTGCTAGGAATTAAGGTTACTAGCCATATCATGGCCATTCCTGTGATCAATTTCGCTCCTTCCACTTGAGTCACTGTACATGGTAGCCTTGACCCTGTATCATTGTCTTGTTTCATTGCCGCTTTGTCCAAGAACCTGAATAAAACAGAGGCTTAGTTGATAGAGTTGAGTatacaattaattaaatgtGTTCTCTCTAACAtcttaaacttttaaataaaatgatgcAGACATCAACATGTTATCAGAACAGAAAGGTGCTTTGCCTGGGGTAAAGGCAACTCATAGAGATAGGCTCATGGTGATGTGGAATGATCAGTTGGCCAGACTCCAAGTCCAATTTGATTGTAACTATAGTAACAACGAAATTTATGGTTGGTTGTGTTTTAGGTCCCTCATTTATCCTTATTGATGCAAGCGATTGGAGTATTCATATGCTccatctattttaatttgtttgtctcatTTTAACTTACACGGAATtgtaagaaaattaaaaaaataaaattgaatcttgtagtcttaaattaaaaatatgtaaaatgtaATCTTGAACATATtacatgaaaaaatgaaattgagaaattaccaaaaaagaaaacacataATTCTCTTTTAAAACGATTGAAAATGAAAGtgagacaaataaattaaaaatgagagCAGTAATTACTCAAATTCATAGGGCGATTAACAGTGTGCCACGTAGAAACTAGTGATAGCTGCTGTTCTTAAGCAACTTGACAAAAAGGAAAGGAACCATTCTTCGAGAAGCAACAGTAGAGGAGTGTAAATGATATTACACATGGCAAATACTCAAATGCTATGGATCATTAAAAACATAAGAGTagtaaatacataaaaacttacctaaataCTGGAGTGTGATGGACTTGTCGTTTCCCGGTAGTGAAATAATATTGCATATCAAGTTCATGAAGTTGTGAAGGATCATTAGGTAGTTCAATTTTCCTGTTGGCAAATGCAACAATAGGAACACGAAGTAGGTCCTTAGCAGGATGTTGAGACTTTCTAACTTTATGCCTGTAAGTTGGTGTTCCAATGTAGAAAATGATTAGTGAAAATATTAATCCAACAGTAGGAATTCCATAACCTAATCCCCAACTCATGTTTTCTTGTATGTAAACAAGTCCAATTGTAGCAAGTAAAGCACCACCAAATGTGCTAAACATCCACCAATTGAAGAAGGAAACTTTAAGTTTTTTTTCATGTGGATTAAAATCGTCGAATTGGTCAGCACCAAATGTGGATATATTAGGCTTAGTTCCACCAGCACCAATGGCTATTATGTACAAGGATGCATAGAAGAAACCAATTTGAGATGTTGAAGCTTTGTTGCATACTCCATTTTCACAACTTGGCTTCAAGAATTTAATTGATACGGCCATTGTCAAAAGGACCATTCCCTGgtggaaaattatatatagttcCATCAGTccattttcttataataattaatgagaaaataagtaagtAATTAAATATGGATCCTAGCTAGCTAGTATTCTCTCTGTTTCATATCAGttgattatttttcatttacacGGTACTCAAGAGATTATAACTAAGATgattaattttactaatttacctTTTATATCCATATATTGATGTATAATTTGTGAACAAATGCTTAATAGCATAGGGCATGAATATAATagatacaaaataattattgagCTCTTGAAAAAAGATAAGTATTAATTGTTGGGGTAAAGTGAATTTGTTTTAATcaactttattttgataaagtaaGTGGATAAGTAATTTAGGatggatatatatttttagtaagatggATCAATTAATATGAGACGGAGAAAGTAGTACTAACCAAATGACAAAACTTAAAATCGAAAATAAATTTAAGTCACTATCGCACTAAAAGTGACAAAACTTCACTGGTGACGAAACTCTGAAATTGAAGTAGAAAGTTATCTCGTTTTCACTCCAGCAGAGCTCATTCTCCTCTAAAATTGATCACTAAATTAGCCACTTATGTATCAGGCACAAAAATACAGATGgcaataaatttaaatttcaaactagTTTTAGCACTTACCCATCGTATGTTCgagaaagtgattttttttataattatttaccaattgaataaaagaaaataatatatttaaatctttTATGCATATGTGAACATGATAATCTATTTTTAAGaagacataaaattaaaaacaaatttgtaAAGAATGATAAAATCAGATTTCCTATATGATTCACATACTAGTTGTACTTGAATTATGTGAGTATTAAAAATGAAAGGATTGTCATTCAATTAACAATAATATGTGGACTATAGTATCGAGATTGTCTACTACAAAGatactttatttttagttactATTATCTCAATATTAATAACACATAGTTTCTTACTTCACTTTCTGagcagattaaaaaaaaaaactatgtgtAAGTTATATGGAGTAATTAATATAGAGGAGTTCGTTGGTTGGCTATATGAACTTCTACCTTAGTGAAGCCTTGATTCCCACATTGTAAACTCCTCCCAATTTTCCCTTCCACTaccccaattttattttattttaaataaataaaaaatagaaaataattaatatagagTTTATTAGCAGATACCAAATACTGCATTAGttatatgaaatttatattttttttagaaaccAAAGTTTATACTATTATTTACGTCCGTAGAGTTACACATCAATAATTAGACCGTAGTGTTCTCCTTTTACATATTGTAGTATTCACGTCCCAACATTATGTgacatacttttctttttaatcgaTCTCAAAAGAATAACATATTTCTATAAATAATAACAATGGAAAAATTCCCTTCAagatgatttatagtcacacaaacatttatgacttatttaagaccacaaattaaattagaacaaagaaaatattagtCCAAAGTCCCTTGAAAGGGAGAGAAAAGGTTGTTATATAAGATCAAGAATTAGTGGATCCGTCCCATTGTTATGTCAGCTGGCTGTATTATTGCAGCATATATCTCATtatcaatcaattaaaatttaagtgaGCATTTAATAAATTACACTCAACTctcatatatttaattattcaaaaattaaatatgataaaatagtTAGTGGTGCACGGCTAGGGCAAAGCACCAATTATATATGTGGTTTTGACTTAGACACAGGTCATTTTCTAGCCAGGGAAAATGGAATTGTTTACAGGCCCtactgaaaaaaaataaaatcctccCAACAATTAATTGCCATGGATGGTTGAGTAATTATAGTGCATTGTATGTAGGGCAATAAAAGATAAACGTTAGTGGtgcattttatatatatttagatgTTGGATTAAATCATGTGAAAGGTCCCTTTTGTAGGTTCTTAGCTAAAGAATGACAAATTAAAAAGCGTATCTATCACTCACGTGACTGAAAGGAGATACTCATAAGCCAGCCAGGGGCGGATCTATAGTAGCGGGTGGAGGTTTTCGAGAACCCACAGCATTATGGTAGCTAGATCATATGATTATATTAAGTCGGTAAGTATCTTTTGATGGAAATTCATGTATTTTCTTACCATGACGTAAATAAGTGAAGAGAATGTGAAAGTCCAGAAGCGGCCCAAGTAAGTGTCAGCAACATAAGCACCAAGAAGTGGTGTAATCCAAACAGATCCAGACCAATTATTCACATTTCTAACTGATGAAACTGTGTCTTCATGTAGTTGGCTTGTTAAATACACCACTAGGTTTGAAGCTATTCCATAGAAAGCCATTCTCTCAAATGCTTCATAACCTGCACTTCATCGTTCATACAATtacaatcaaatatatattcCATGGACCAATTCTTGATTTAATTTGTGTGTAAGAACCATGCTAATCTTTTCTATATCGTTCCAATTTTATCAATATGCCATATGTTTTTCATTCGACAATCTCAAGTAGTTGAGTTGGTCCTTAGCCGATCGATCGAGATTAGTGGTGGAGTAGTATTCTCTATATCAGAAAACTATATATTgataaacaaattatatataacaTGCGTTTGAATCCCCTTTatataaagaaaacttttagTATAGTGTTATTTTATGGCTATGGCACCGGTTGAGATGTAACAACTAACAACATATATGAATAATCATAGAGAAGGAGGTTTAATTACCTACAAGGAAAGAACAAGCTTTCCATTTGCCAGTTTTGTTGGCAAAGACAGGATGACCACGAAGATCAACGGTGCCATCTTGTGTGTAATCATTGTTAGCTTCCATTACATAAATATAATGAATTAGTTGAAGAAATGAAGCAGAGGAGGTGGCTTATATGTAGGCAATATATTGGTGCTACAGTACAACTAGGTGTCATGGACCATATATACTTGTCCCTATCATTATATTATCCCTCTGATGTAAAATTCTTTTAGTTACTTTACCTATTTCTTTGAATGGTCGATCGGAATATTCTactaaagttattttttttggataagaaATTCATGAGAATATTCTACCAAAGTCACTTTTGTTCTTTTAAGATaacaatgaaatatatatatatcctaccAAAATCACTTTTCTTCACTATAAATTAACaatatactatttatataatttacaatcaaatatttaaaataaaatttaagaaaaagatgTACATAGGAAATTGAAGAAATCAAACACTTGGAGACAATTTTGGGGCATCATTTAATTCTGCCTAAATATTAGTACAACTTCAGTAAGTAAATATCCAAACTGTTGTCATTCACCTTAGCTCGGTTAAAATTTCACCACAAAGTTCCTTTTCAATTATTTAGGGATCCTGAGAATAATTTTtaactataatatatatatatatatatataaggacaaaattaattaagagaAAAGGGAAGAACAAGGCATCACATTATAGGATAACTCTGgtctttattttacttttgacGAGGTACAAAATTTtgttatataataaatataattttttttattaattctttttatagAATGAGCCTAAAGATTACTTATTTAAAATGTTGCAAGTAAAGATGGATTCACGTTTTAGTTGTGAAGTAGCAACCACGTTAGGTATGCTCTTTCATAATTCGTGAGTATTCTACCTACCATACTTCATTTAGATATGTTTTTAGTTAGCTCAACAGAATTTTAATTCGCCTTCAAATTAAAATCTACTATCAGAGATGTTTAATAGGCGGTTTGGACGAGTTAAGCTATTGACTAGCTAGTACAATTGTTACTTCCAACGAAATATGGCCAAATAATGAGTACTCATAATTTAATCTATAAAAATCATTAGTGAAACATCATCGGCACCACTTACAAGTTAATTACATACATATTCTTTCATACGTAGGAACAGGACAATTAAGATTAAATGATCGAAAAGATGTGTAAAATagtgtttgaattgacttattttaagtgtttatgAGTTAAGATATATGACTTTTAGCTTTTTAAAAAGTCAATCTAAATATCCTTTAAGTTCaattcatatttctttttccttaatATTGGtatccaaatatatatataattaaaaaaaactgatCACTCAGACTTAAATTTCTGAATCCAAATGATGTTAAAAGAATATCCCCACCATTCACTCAGATTCCATAGATTCAATCATGAATTGTTGACCAAGAAGATgatgggaaaaaaaaaagaagag is part of the Solanum stenotomum isolate F172 chromosome 8, ASM1918654v1, whole genome shotgun sequence genome and encodes:
- the LOC125872562 gene encoding protein NRT1/ PTR FAMILY 5.1, with the protein product MEANNDYTQDGTVDLRGHPVFANKTGKWKACSFLVGYEAFERMAFYGIASNLVVYLTSQLHEDTVSSVRNVNNWSGSVWITPLLGAYVADTYLGRFWTFTFSSLIYVMGMVLLTMAVSIKFLKPSCENGVCNKASTSQIGFFYASLYIIAIGAGGTKPNISTFGADQFDDFNPHEKKLKVSFFNWWMFSTFGGALLATIGLVYIQENMSWGLGYGIPTVGLIFSLIIFYIGTPTYRHKVRKSQHPAKDLLRVPIVAFANRKIELPNDPSQLHELDMQYYFTTGKRQVHHTPVFRFLDKAAMKQDNDTGSRLPCTVTQVEGAKLITGMAMIWLVTLIPSTIWAQINTLFVKQGTTLDRHLGSTFQIPAASLGSFVTLTMLLSVPMYDRYFVPFMRKKTGNPRGITLLQRLGTGFFIQILAITFAYAMEVRRMHVIKMHHINGPKEIVPMTIFCLLPQYVLLGVADVFNAIGLLEFFYDQSPEDMQSLGTTFFTSGIGLGNFLNSFLVTMVDKITGSNGGKSWIGNNMNDSHLDYYYAFLLVMSALNLGVFLWASNRYIYKRESREMKDEFPELEGKAIDLLP